In Bacillus marinisedimentorum, the genomic stretch TCTGTCACCTGCTGCGGGAGCGATAAGTCATAAAGTTCATGAATAACCGGCTCACCGGGCGATGATGCTGAAACAGCATACACCATTACATTTTTCGTCCTCAACACATCCCAGTGTTCAAGCAGGAATCCCATATCTTTCACCTTGCCGCTGCGTGTGACGGTGCCAAATATGATTGTTTCATAACGGTCAAGCACTGCACGGTCTGCGTCCTCCAGAGCCATCATTTCCGAATCGACCACTTCATGAATCCACTCAGCATACTGCCTGGTCATCCCGTACTTTCTTCTATACAAAATTAATATGTCCAAAGACCGTTTCTCCTCCTCAAACGCAATTTTATGCGACCTCCTGTAATTAGAATACGCATATCCGTTTAAGTCCTATACAACTATTTTAAATTCTCCCGGCAATTTATGCACGGGATATAAACTGTAAAAACCCGGATTTAATCCGGGTTTCAGCTATATACACCTGATTTAAGAGCCAGGTGGTGTATTTTCATCCAATAACACCTTTTGTCTCTTTATTGCAGTGAAGAACAAGAGGTTTCATATATTTCGATGAACGTTTAAAACTGTCCCGTTCTATCGGTTATTTCCGTTAAAAGCGGCTTGAGCATATCCCTTGAGATATCACCATTCTTTCCTGCCGTGTCCTGCGGTTTGATTCCGCCTACAGCGTTCTTCAGCTGTGTGAACCGATACCTGGCTTTATCCTTCCAATCAAGCATTTCATACCGTCTTTCACCAGGAAGCGGATAAAACGCTATCTTTTCAGCCATCCGTTCCGGAAACATTTCCTGATAAAGATGGCAGACCTGCTCCTGGTTCAGCGGCAGGTTTGACACTGCAAATATGATGACATTCTTCATACGGACCCGTGACCAATTGCGCATAATAAAATCACATCCAGGAAGCTTACTCCCCGTACAGCAGGTTCCGAATATGATCGTATCATACTTTTTCAATTCTTCACTCCCGGCCTGCTCAATCGCTTTGACATCGGCAGCAGCAGCTTCACCGAGCCATTCCGCATAACGCTCTATGTCCCCGTACTTATTTTTAAATAAAACCAACGTTTTCACCGGCAAAGCCCCCCGCAATCCAATTTTAATCTGATCCAATTGTATCCAAGATTTGTTAAACAGCTATTAAGCCAATATTAAGGAACCGTTTTATTTTAAAGCAGGCAGGAGAGGGATTCAGGGGCTGATGGTCGAAATAGCATCTGAACTGGAACAGGAAAGGAGGCAAATCCGTTGATAAAACTGGAGCCTTTGTCACGCAGGGACTTCCATATCATAGTGGAATGGAACCGGGAGACATCACCAGAGTTTTTGATCCAGTGGGCCGGCCCTGTTTTTTCATACCCACTTACAGAAAAACAACTGGAAGATTTTTTGTCATCCGGGAGTCAGGAAAAAGATACACCGATGTATTTCTATAAAATTGTGGATGAAGCATCCGGAAAAATGACCGGGATTGCAGAACTGGGCAAAATCGACCTGCAGAACCGCTCGGCACGCATCGGAAGATTTCTCATCAATCAAAAAGATCGCGGTAAAGGAATCGCCGGGCTTGTACTCGAAAAACTGTTTTCTTATGGTTTTACAGAGCTTGGCCTTCATAAAATCACACTGGGTGTGTTCGATTTCAACGAAGCCGCCATTGCCGCCTACGAAAAAGCCGGCATGAAAAAAGACGGCCTTATGCGGGATCAT encodes the following:
- a CDS encoding flavodoxin domain-containing protein, with the protein product MDILILYRRKYGMTRQYAEWIHEVVDSEMMALEDADRAVLDRYETIIFGTVTRSGKVKDMGFLLEHWDVLRTKNVMVYAVSASSPGEPVIHELYDLSLPQQVTDRLFYLPLPGRLNVKELDLSDKAAHWLNQLISHFAKKQKGFAFTAEKCHPPVKPEYIAPLIDKVNELKNGRKDEFAGSH
- a CDS encoding flavodoxin domain-containing protein is translated as MKTLVLFKNKYGDIERYAEWLGEAAAADVKAIEQAGSEELKKYDTIIFGTCCTGSKLPGCDFIMRNWSRVRMKNVIIFAVSNLPLNQEQVCHLYQEMFPERMAEKIAFYPLPGERRYEMLDWKDKARYRFTQLKNAVGGIKPQDTAGKNGDISRDMLKPLLTEITDRTGQF
- a CDS encoding GNAT family N-acetyltransferase gives rise to the protein MIKLEPLSRRDFHIIVEWNRETSPEFLIQWAGPVFSYPLTEKQLEDFLSSGSQEKDTPMYFYKIVDEASGKMTGIAELGKIDLQNRSARIGRFLINQKDRGKGIAGLVLEKLFSYGFTELGLHKITLGVFDFNEAAIAAYEKAGMKKDGLMRDHRRVGDEYWSLYEMSILEEEWRGNRDVAE